Proteins co-encoded in one Stomoxys calcitrans chromosome 5, idStoCalc2.1, whole genome shotgun sequence genomic window:
- the LOC106094740 gene encoding uncharacterized protein LOC106094740 — MISNAVQFFSYTCDFKTKMFTVTGTTYNKMEKVWSGPNLKNLYSDEMTLGEAIVRRLITTPGKVIQIMGTTGESLTALEFLKCSMNVAHNILKMGLNCRDIVGLYAQHSVHEATVMMAAFLCGTPVHALFPGFDQKTVISLYENTRPKFIFCDEENYESALSANETLDLKARIVVLTGQVQGVTHISELVQNGAQSLDINAFPCTGLNGSDTAAILCSSGTTGTPKGVMCSHQALLYSNIYHTVTCDSVVLCFSTMYWASGILNLISALLHSSLRIVPEKPYCPEYLLSLVKHYQITHVLCGGNQVAELAFHQSKKHVRESLQSIDTLLCGGAKIPQLVQEKLLDILSDNTKRPGMAVIYGLSEIAGGLSINGGYPYDFQPFSEGKLWPNKRVCIVDKSDQRLGPNECGEILVYSPYTWQGYYQNSETTANAMKGEWFCSGDIGYFDELGFLHVIGREKEMFKWNNFQICPQPIEDVLLRLEGIAEVCVFPIPDMVSENLTACAIVRTPNEKGQELTVEMVNEYAVKNLDSIYLLIGGVYFMDYLPKTGSGKVQRHKVASMIMNMKERNLVHTKSSIDHAVLNVCN; from the exons ATGATCTCTAATGCCGTTCAGTTTTTCTCTTACACTTGTGACTTTAAGACAAAAATGTTTACGGTAACGGGTACCACTTATAATAAAATGGAGAAGGTATGGTCAGGACCCAATTTGAAAAATCTCTATAGCGACGAAATGACATTGGGTGAGGCAATTGTAAGGCGATTGATAACTACTCCCGGAAAAGTCATACAAATTATGGGTACAACTGGAGAAAGTTTAACAGCCTTGGAGTTTCTGAAGTGCTCCATGAATGTGGCCCATAATATCCTAAAAATGGGTCTCAATTGTCGCGACATCGTGGGCTTGTATGCCCAGCATTCGGTGCATGAAGCCACTGTTATGATGGCCGCGTTTCTGTGTGGAACTCCGGTGCATGCCTTATTTCCTGGCTTTGATCAAA AGACAGTCATATCTTTATACGAAAATACCCGACCCAAATTTATCTTTTGTGATGAGGAAAACTATGAAAGTGCCCTAAGTGCCAATGAAACTTTAGACTTAAAAGCAAGAATTGTTGTATTGACTGGCCAAGTCCAAGGCGTCACTCACATTAGTGAACTGGTGCAAAATGGAGCACAATCATTGGACATCAATGCATTCCCATGCACTGGGCTGAATGGCAGTGATACAGCAGCAATTCTGTGTTCATCCGGCACAACTGGAACGCCAAAGGGGGTAATGTGTTCACATCAAGCCTTGCTTTATAGCAATATCTA cCACACAGTTACATGTGACTCGGTTGTCCTCTGTTTTAGCACCATGTATTGGGCCTCtggaattttaaatttaatatctgCCCTGCTGCATTCTAGTCTTCGCATTGTACCTGAGAAGCCATATTGTCCAGAATATCTTCTTAGTCTTGTAAAGCACTATCAAATAACACATGTCCTTTGTGGTGGCAATCAAGTAGCCGAGTTGGCCTTCCATCAAAGCAAGAAACATGTGCGAGAATCCTTACAATCCATTGATACACTTCTATGTGGAGGTGCTAAGATTCCTCAACTGGTACAGGAGAAACTATTGGATATTCTATCGGACAATACAAAACGGCCAGGAATGGCAGTCATATACGGCTTATCGGAAATTGCAGGTGGCTTATCAATCAATGGTGGCTACCCCTATGATTTTCAACCATTTTCTGAGGGAAAATTGTGGCCCAATAAAAGGGTTTGTATAGTGGATAAAAGTGACCAGCGATTGGGGCCCAATGAATGTGGTGAGATTTTGGTCTATAGTCCCTACACATGGCAGGGATATTACCAAAATTCCGAAACTACTGCAAATGCCATGAAAGGCGAATGGTTTTGTTCAGGTGATATTGGCTATTTCGATGAACTGGGCTTCTTACATGTCATTGGCCGCGAAAAGGAGATGTTTAAATGGAACAACTTTCAGATCTGTCCACAACCAATAGAAGATGTCTTACTTCGCTTGGAGGGTATTGCCGAGGTCTGTGTCTTTCCAATACCGGACATggtttcagaaaatttaacagCTTGTGCCATTGTCAGAACTCCGAATGAGAAAGGACAAGAACTCACTGTGGAAATGGTCAACGAGTATGCTGTGAAAAACCTGGATAGCATTTATCTACTAATAGGTGGTGTTTATTTTATGGATTATCTACCTAAGACTGGTTCGGGAAAGGTCCAAAGACACAAAGTTGCCTCCATGATCATGAATATGAAGGAACGAAATCTCGTTCACACCAAAAGCTCCATAGATCACGCTGTGCTTAATGTCTGCAATTGA
- the LOC106080690 gene encoding uncharacterized protein LOC106080690: MYPLTASYYDAKQKVWSGPQCKDLYSPNITLGEVICDALAKNPQKIIQIDDATGEKLRCNQLLHYAKALARNLLNLGLKPNDVISLYANNWTHVATLMLACLLCGTPVNSLFPGFDRDTLALIYNLTKPKIIFCELENCKIAQEVNSQLNLNAQIFVLNGNGVVPDGVSHIRDLLEFENVDKGDCYRFPCHELHGDDTALILCSSGTTGTPKGVLCSHRALLNEHVLLTLKADSVIFGFSTLYWASGVFGLMACLINACLRIITSQPFTCDYFLDLAQRYRITHFLVGTNQMAQLSMYEDVAKMQKCFESVDTMLVGGSKIPLAVQEKTRSILSCNAQRPGFAIAYGMSEIVDLVSCNIGYVSEYRQGSEGKLVGNKKVRIINKESQPVGPLEHGEICVLNPYPWRGYLNNEKATSKALVDNWLHTGDVGFFDADGFLHICSRNIEVFKSNNFQIYPSLIEDVIYRIPGIAEVCVFGIPDIVASNLTACAVVRLANGVGSTLTAEHIDHHVQNCMSSVYHLNGGVYFVDKIPKTGSGKMQRSKVLEIVMQMKERK, from the exons ATGTATCCGCTGACTGCTTCTTACTACGATGCTAAGCAAAAAGTGTGGTCTGGGCCTCAATGCAAGGATTTATACAGTCCGAACATAACTTTAGGGGAAGTTATCTGTGATGCATTGGCTAAAAATCCCCAGAAAATCATACAGATTGACGATGCTACTGGGGAGAAGCTAAGATGCAATCAACTTTTGCATTATGCTAAGGCATTGGCGAGAAATCTTTTAAATCTAGGTCTTAAACCGAATGACGTTATTAGCTTATATGCCAATAATTGGACACATGTTGCGACACTTATGTTGGCCTGCTTGCTATGCGGTACCCCAGTGAATTCgctttttccaggatttgacagAG ATACTCTGGCCTTGATTTATAATCTCACAAAGcccaaaattatattttgtgagctggaaaattgcaaaatcgctcaagaggtcaattcccaattaaatttaaatgctCAGATTTTTGTTCTCAATGGCAATGGAGTTGTTCCTGATGGTGTATCCCATATAAGGGATTTGTTAGAGTTTGAGAATGTAGACAAAGGCGATTGTTATAG ATTTCCATGCCATGAGCTACATGGTGATGACACAGCCCTGATCTTGTGCTCTTCTGGAACTACAGGAACTCCCAAGGGAGTTTTATGTTCACATCGAGCTTTACTCAATGAACATGTTCT ACTCACCCTGAAGGCTGACTCCGTGATTTTCGGCTTCAGCACCCTGTATTGGGCATCTGGTGTCTTTGGCTTAATGGCTTGTCTAATAAATGCCTGCCTGCGAATTATAACAAGTCAGCCGTTCacatgcgattattttttagatCTAGCCCAGCGCTATAGAATTACACATTTCCTTGTTGGAACCAATCAAATGGCCCAATTATCCATGTACGAGGATgtggccaaaatgcagaaatgtTTTGAATCAGTAGATACAATGCTGGTGGGTGGTTCAAAAATACCTTTGGCCGTCCAGGAAAAAACCCGAAGTATTCTCTCTTGTAATGCCCAACGTCCTGGCTTTGCAATAGCTTATGGCATGTCCGAGATAGTTGATCTAGTCAGCTGCAACATAGGATATGTGTCTGAATATCGACAGGGTTCTGAAGGTAAATTAGTTGGCAATAAGAAGGTGCGCATCATCAATAAGGAGAGCCAACCGGTGGGACCTTTAGAACATGGAGAGATTTGTGTATTGAATCCCTATCCTTGGCGCGGCTATCTTAACAATGAGAAAGCCACCAGCAAAGCATTGGTTGACAATTGGCTACATACTGGCGATGTAGGGTTCTTTGATGCTGATGGCTTTCTGCACATATGTTCACGCAACATAGAAGTTTTTAAatcaaacaattttcaaatttatccCTCTCTAATTGAGGATGTCATCTACAGGATACCAGGTATTGCAGAAGTGTGCGTTTTTGGGATTCCCGATATTGTGGCTTCTAATTTAACTGCTTGTGCGGTAGTTCGCCTAGCCAATGGCGTAGGTTCAACACTAACAGCCGAGCACATTGACCACCATGTCCAGAACTGCATGAGCAGTGTATACCATTTAAATGGTGGTGTCTACTTTGTGGATAAGATTCCGAAGACGGGTTCTGGCAAAATGCAGAGAAGCAAAGTACTGGAGATAGTAATGCAAATGAAGGAGCGAAAATGA